One genomic window of Scatophagus argus isolate fScaArg1 chromosome 16, fScaArg1.pri, whole genome shotgun sequence includes the following:
- the apnl gene encoding actinoporin-like protein, which produces MTESAEAVAADVASRRSVTIEISNITNNYCLINPRVYLENGETYNPPQPSVRPLKTEVCTFSKSGGRATGSIGVLTYDLFERSRNDYIETLAIMFSVPWDYNLYKNWFAVGIYKKGRNCDKDLYKEMYYEKKQKEHGFVREESTGSGINYVGDYLDIKATMSPLGKSIMKVEVWDKLFTPPMSQQAC; this is translated from the exons ATGACAGAGTCAGCTGAAGCTGTCGCGGCTGATGTGGCCAGCAGAAGAAGTGTTACCATCGAAATCTCAAACATCACCAACAACTACTGCCTCATCAACCCCAG GGTGTACCTTGAAAATGGGGAAACATACAACCCACCTCAACCTTCGGTGCGTCCTCTAAAGACTGAGGTCTGCACTTTCTCCAAGTCTGGCGGCAGAGCAACGGGCAGCATTGGTGTACTGACCTACGACCTTTTTGAGAGGTCACGGAACGACTACATTGAGACTCTGGCCATCATGTTCTCAGTTCCCTGGGACTACAACCTGTACAAGAACTGGTTCGCAGTGGGCATCTATAAAAAGGGCCGTAACTGTGACAAGGATTTGTACAAAGAAATGTACtatgagaagaagcagaaagagcaTGGGTTCGTCAGGGAGGAATCCACTGGCTCAGGAATCAATTATGTAGGCGACTACCTAGATATCAAGGCCACCATGAGTCCATTGGGCAAATCCATCATGAAGGTGGAGGTGTGGGATAAGCTCTTCACACCACCCATGAGCCAGCAGGCATGCTAG
- the ramp2 gene encoding receptor activity-modifying protein 2 isoform X1: protein MRASCCFIEPSCKKVEICNPYPPGKKDTALSGKMTAVRLSLMFSGCLVTLLIWAGCTTVVCLVDEKLAVQPATTVGYHSTGAMVANATYGESTRSYACGNNSHNCMEFCEICSLLGEPPMKCLHELLQHLCLSNYKNAMASLNSTDWCVWGNVSGLYSNLSLCTEEISDCLLIPWPNPLVEQTFVDIHTKFFKDCPTEELSDPPPFIVFALVITPICLIPVMVSLVVLKTKNGDGSS from the exons ATGAGGGCTTCCTGTTGTTTCATAGAACCTTCCTGCAAAAAGGTTGAGATCTGTAATCCCTACCCACCAGGGAAGAAGGACACAGCATTGTCAGGCAAAATGACAGCCGTTAGACTCTCGCTTATGTTTTCTGGGTGTTTGGTGACTCTTCTTATCTGGG CAGGATGCACAACAGTGGTTTGTCTGGTTGATGAAAAGTTAGCGGTGCAACCCGCCACAACAGTAG GTTATCACTCAACGGGGGCAATGGTTGCCA aTGCCACTTATGGAGAGTCCACCAGGTCGTATG CTTGTGGGAACAATTCTCACAACTGTATGGAATTTTGCGAAATCTGCTCTCTTCTTGGTGAACCCCCAATGAAGTGCCTTCACGAGCTGCTTCAGCATCTATGTCTCAGCAATTATAAGAATGCGATGGCATCACTGAACAGCACTGACTGGTGCGTTTGGGGCAACGTGAGCGG TTTGTATAGTAACCTAAGCCTTTGCACCGAGGAGATTTCTGACTGTCTCCTGATCCCATGGCCCAACCCCCTGGTGGAACAGACTTTTGTGGACATTCACACCAAGTTTTTCAAGGACTGTCCCACAGAAGAGCTAAGCGACCCACCACCATTCATTGTCTTTGCCCTGGTGATAACTCCCATATGTCTGATACCCGTCATGGTTAGTCTGGTGGTGCTCAAGACCAAGAATGGGGATGGCAGCTCCTGA
- the LOC124073942 gene encoding bryoporin-like produces MPETAEAVSATLTTNRNCTIEITNISASYCLINPKVYLTSGFCQHPPQPTIRTTKTEVCSFTKDDHTVTGAVGLLTYDLFHMQKHTCSERMAIMFSVPFDHNLYKNRLAVGVVEHSRACDENLYNQMYDGKDLSNFTRSETSGCGLEYKATYVDLRATMSSIGKAIVKVEIYDKMGR; encoded by the exons ATGCCTGAAACAGCAGAAGCCGTGTCAGCCACTCTCACTACCAACAGGAACTGCACCATAGAAATAACCAACATCAGCGCAAGCTACTGCCTCATCAACCCCAA GGTGTATTTGACAAGTGGCTTCTGTCAGCACCCACCCCAGCCTACCATTCGTACCACCAAGACCGAAGTCTGCTCCTTCACCAAGGACGACCACACGGTCACAGGAGCCGTCGGCCTGCTGACCTATGACCTGTtccacatgcagaaacacacttgCTCTGAGCGCATGGCCATCATGTTCTCTGTGCCCTTCGACCACAACCTGTACAAGAACCGACTGGCTGTGGGTGTGGTTGAGCATTCCCGTGCCTGCGATGAAAATCTGTACAACCAGATGTATGACGGGAAAGACCTCAGTAACTTTACCCGCTCTGAGACAAGTGGCTGTGGGCTGGAGTATAAAGCCACTTATGTTGATTTGAGGGCTACGATGTCTAGTATTGGCAAAGCCATTGTTAAAGTGGAGATCTATGATAAAATGGGTCGTTAG
- the ramp2 gene encoding receptor activity-modifying protein 2 isoform X2: protein MRASCCFIEPSCKKVEICNPYPPGKKDTALSGKMTAVRLSLMFSGCLVTLLIWGCTTVVCLVDEKLAVQPATTVGYHSTGAMVANATYGESTRSYACGNNSHNCMEFCEICSLLGEPPMKCLHELLQHLCLSNYKNAMASLNSTDWCVWGNVSGLYSNLSLCTEEISDCLLIPWPNPLVEQTFVDIHTKFFKDCPTEELSDPPPFIVFALVITPICLIPVMVSLVVLKTKNGDGSS, encoded by the exons ATGAGGGCTTCCTGTTGTTTCATAGAACCTTCCTGCAAAAAGGTTGAGATCTGTAATCCCTACCCACCAGGGAAGAAGGACACAGCATTGTCAGGCAAAATGACAGCCGTTAGACTCTCGCTTATGTTTTCTGGGTGTTTGGTGACTCTTCTTATCTGGG GATGCACAACAGTGGTTTGTCTGGTTGATGAAAAGTTAGCGGTGCAACCCGCCACAACAGTAG GTTATCACTCAACGGGGGCAATGGTTGCCA aTGCCACTTATGGAGAGTCCACCAGGTCGTATG CTTGTGGGAACAATTCTCACAACTGTATGGAATTTTGCGAAATCTGCTCTCTTCTTGGTGAACCCCCAATGAAGTGCCTTCACGAGCTGCTTCAGCATCTATGTCTCAGCAATTATAAGAATGCGATGGCATCACTGAACAGCACTGACTGGTGCGTTTGGGGCAACGTGAGCGG TTTGTATAGTAACCTAAGCCTTTGCACCGAGGAGATTTCTGACTGTCTCCTGATCCCATGGCCCAACCCCCTGGTGGAACAGACTTTTGTGGACATTCACACCAAGTTTTTCAAGGACTGTCCCACAGAAGAGCTAAGCGACCCACCACCATTCATTGTCTTTGCCCTGGTGATAACTCCCATATGTCTGATACCCGTCATGGTTAGTCTGGTGGTGCTCAAGACCAAGAATGGGGATGGCAGCTCCTGA